The following proteins come from a genomic window of Thermoproteus sp.:
- a CDS encoding phosphoribosyltransferase family protein, with protein MSAGLFAIYHFGGEANLYPLAYYGLKAMANRGDRAVAYILSEAGLRKLEVDLDKEPETATAPGRAAVGCVSTEECCWEHGGSVVCSFGPERPHLGEKPRRTAYVGISAEGRLYAYRPPELWHLAVGAHGFDFALVATETAAIEVLGGEARRSLRGGELLVVDRYGVGSSGGAEPEALCALDLIYAARLDSKVDGVEVAQVRSALAKRLAARVKADVDVVVGVPETGVYYASWLARELGRWCHPAFVATARGRSALLDEIKERIATVQLKANVVESAVRGQRVLLVDDSLISGLTVRQISQLLRGKAGAKEVHVAVASPPLRRRCPYGVKMPDESHMVFNHLSREEVEAALEVDSLVSLDLEDLKAAVGRPLCVFCLAGRA; from the coding sequence ATGTCGGCCGGGCTCTTCGCTATATATCATTTCGGCGGCGAGGCCAACCTCTATCCCTTAGCCTACTACGGCCTCAAGGCCATGGCCAATAGGGGGGATAGAGCAGTCGCGTATATATTAAGCGAGGCCGGCCTCCGGAAATTAGAGGTAGATCTGGATAAGGAGCCGGAGACCGCGACTGCGCCAGGCCGCGCGGCGGTTGGTTGTGTCTCCACAGAGGAGTGTTGTTGGGAGCACGGCGGCTCTGTGGTATGTAGCTTCGGCCCCGAGCGGCCGCATTTAGGCGAAAAGCCCAGGCGCACCGCCTATGTGGGCATCTCGGCGGAGGGACGCCTCTACGCCTATAGGCCTCCGGAGCTTTGGCATTTGGCGGTAGGCGCACACGGCTTCGACTTCGCGCTCGTGGCGACAGAGACTGCCGCCATAGAGGTCCTGGGCGGCGAGGCCAGGAGGAGCTTGAGGGGAGGGGAACTCCTCGTGGTGGATAGATATGGGGTGGGCTCCTCGGGCGGAGCCGAGCCGGAGGCCCTATGCGCCTTAGACCTCATATACGCCGCGCGGCTGGACAGTAAAGTGGATGGAGTCGAGGTGGCCCAAGTGAGGTCTGCATTGGCCAAAAGACTTGCGGCTAGAGTCAAAGCCGACGTTGATGTGGTTGTCGGTGTCCCGGAGACCGGCGTCTACTACGCCTCCTGGCTGGCCAGAGAGCTGGGCAGGTGGTGCCATCCTGCCTTCGTGGCCACTGCGAGGGGCAGGAGCGCCCTGTTGGACGAAATCAAGGAGAGAATAGCCACAGTCCAGCTAAAGGCCAACGTGGTGGAGTCGGCCGTAAGGGGCCAGAGGGTCCTTCTGGTGGACGACTCGCTTATAAGCGGCCTCACCGTGAGGCAGATCTCGCAACTCCTGAGGGGCAAGGCGGGCGCGAAGGAGGTACATGTAGCCGTCGCCTCGCCGCCCTTGAGGCGCCGTTGTCCCTACGGCGTCAAGATGCCCGACGAGAGCCACATGGTCTTTAACCATCTGAGCCGCGAGGAGGTCGAAGCGGCCCTTGAGGTGGATAGCCTAGTGAGCCTAGACCTAGAAGACCTCAAGGCAGCGGTGGGGAGGCCCCTATGCGTCTTCTGCCTCGCGGGCCGCGCCTAG